A region from the Geobacter benzoatilyticus genome encodes:
- a CDS encoding CdaR family protein: MNWRDFVKNWDIKLLSLVLAMIVWAGVTGRRTAEMELTVPLEVRNLAPGFAVAGPVPREVVVTVAGPRILLLKLRSEKIIIPLDARGIGEGKTLYAGLDRRLRLPSEVEITRLFPSTVELRLLRSSTVHKPQ, encoded by the coding sequence ATGAATTGGCGTGATTTTGTTAAAAATTGGGATATCAAGCTGCTTTCACTGGTGCTGGCCATGATTGTGTGGGCCGGTGTAACGGGAAGGCGCACGGCCGAGATGGAACTTACCGTTCCCCTTGAAGTGAGAAATCTTGCTCCCGGTTTTGCTGTTGCCGGTCCCGTTCCACGGGAGGTTGTGGTGACCGTTGCCGGACCCAGAATTCTTTTGTTGAAGCTCAGAAGTGAAAAGATTATCATTCCCCTCGACGCAAGGGGGATAGGGGAGGGAAAGACCCTGTATGCAGGGCTTGATCGCCGGCTCCGGCTCCCCAGTGAAGTTGAAATTACACGTCTATTCCCCTCAACCGTCGAACTCAGGCTGCTTCGTTCCAGTACAGTCCATAAACCGCAATAA
- the cdaA gene encoding diadenylate cyclase CdaA, whose amino-acid sequence MMQRRRTPCGLVLKMSDSLQFFGWRDLLDITVVAIIIYRIILFLKGKVAARLLLIIASLGILYFFTSLAGLDTLHWILSSMFGSIIIILAIVFQQDLRRGLVSLGRSGSKVEIHAAEDASEAIDGLSTAMADLSARRHGALIVIEREMGVAVHLQTGTEIDAKITSEILTSIFLPYSPIHDGAVVIQKGKLTRAGCFLPLSQNPAISKSLGTRHRAALGLTEVVDAVALVVSEETGQMSVVAGGKLMPLPDAGSLRKALRRLIEPRWFSS is encoded by the coding sequence ATGATGCAACGCCGCCGAACTCCCTGCGGTCTGGTGCTCAAAATGTCAGATTCACTTCAGTTTTTCGGGTGGCGAGACCTGTTGGATATCACGGTTGTCGCCATTATTATCTACCGGATCATCCTTTTCCTGAAGGGGAAGGTTGCCGCGCGTCTTCTCCTAATAATTGCTTCTCTCGGAATTCTTTACTTTTTTACCAGTCTTGCAGGTCTTGATACACTTCACTGGATTTTGAGCTCCATGTTCGGCTCAATCATCATAATTCTTGCCATTGTGTTCCAGCAGGATTTGCGGCGCGGTCTGGTCAGCCTTGGGCGAAGCGGTAGTAAAGTAGAAATTCATGCTGCCGAAGATGCCTCGGAGGCCATCGATGGTCTCTCTACGGCTATGGCTGATCTTTCAGCCCGCCGGCATGGTGCCCTCATCGTGATTGAACGCGAGATGGGGGTTGCGGTTCACTTGCAGACAGGCACCGAGATTGATGCAAAAATAACGAGTGAAATTCTTACCTCGATATTTCTTCCCTATTCTCCAATCCACGATGGCGCCGTCGTTATTCAGAAGGGAAAACTGACGCGGGCCGGATGTTTTCTTCCGCTTTCACAAAATCCCGCCATCAGCAAAAGCCTCGGCACCCGTCATCGGGCTGCCCTGGGCTTGACTGAAGTGGTTGATGCCGTTGCTCTCGTGGTTTCAGAAGAGACCGGGCAGATGTCCGTGGTTGCCGGTGGCAAGCTTATGCCCTTGCCCGATGCGGGCAGCCTACGAAAGGCTCTCAGACGGCTCATTGAGCCACGGTGGTTCTCTTCATGA
- the folP gene encoding dihydropteroate synthase: MEIPEAAVSPQSWRLIERSIDLSRRPCIMGILNVNPDSFSDGGRYIDLGLAEECAFRMVEEGADIIDIGGESTRPNVMPVDADEEMRRVLPVVERLAGRIPVPISVDTYKAVVARATIRAGAEIVNDISGLTFDQDMAATVAEAGAGLVVMHTRGRPDIMQKDTCYGNIVAEVMDFLRCSVSTATAAGIAKERIVVDPGIGFAKSVQGNLEILRRLRDFSSLELPVLVGTSRKSFIGTVLGRDVDQRLFGTAATVALAVACGATIIRVHDVREMRDVADMAHSVLHPGFY; encoded by the coding sequence ATGGAGATTCCCGAGGCAGCAGTGTCGCCGCAATCCTGGCGCCTGATTGAGAGGTCGATCGATCTTTCGCGTCGTCCCTGTATCATGGGAATACTGAACGTAAATCCCGATTCCTTCTCCGATGGTGGGAGATATATCGACCTGGGCCTCGCTGAAGAGTGCGCCTTCCGGATGGTGGAAGAGGGCGCTGACATTATTGATATCGGTGGGGAGAGTACCCGGCCCAATGTTATGCCGGTGGATGCCGACGAGGAGATGCGCCGGGTCCTTCCCGTGGTTGAGCGTCTTGCGGGCCGGATCCCTGTTCCGATTTCGGTGGATACCTATAAGGCTGTGGTGGCTCGCGCGACCATCAGAGCCGGCGCAGAAATCGTGAATGACATAAGCGGCCTCACCTTTGATCAGGACATGGCCGCAACGGTCGCTGAGGCTGGCGCGGGACTTGTGGTCATGCATACCCGCGGCAGGCCCGACATCATGCAGAAGGATACTTGCTACGGCAACATTGTTGCCGAGGTTATGGATTTCCTTCGTTGTTCCGTCTCAACAGCAACGGCAGCAGGGATCGCGAAGGAGCGGATTGTTGTCGATCCCGGAATAGGGTTTGCCAAGAGCGTTCAGGGAAATCTGGAGATCCTCAGGCGTCTCCGGGACTTCTCTTCCCTTGAACTTCCTGTTCTTGTCGGAACATCGCGCAAGTCTTTTATCGGCACAGTGCTCGGTCGTGACGTTGATCAGCGGCTTTTCGGCACCGCTGCCACGGTGGCCCTTGCCGTTGCCTGCGGTGCCACAATTATTCGTGTTCACGATGTACGGGAAATGCGCGATGTGGCCGACATGGCCCATTCTGTCTTGCACCCCGGTTTTTATTGA
- the glmM gene encoding phosphoglucosamine mutase gives MKKLFGTDGVRGVANVYPMTTEMAMQIGRAAAYLFKNGNRRHRIVIGKDTRLSGYMLENALVAGICSMGVDVLVVGPLPTPGIANITSSMRADAGVVISASHNAFQDNGIKFFSRDGFKLPDNMELKIEDLIFSQKIDSLRPIATEVGKAYRIDDAVGRYVVFLKNTFPKELDLSGMKIVLDCANGAAYKVAPAVLEELGAEVIPYGNKPNGTNINAGCGSLHPEVISEAVKEHRADLGIALDGDADRVIFVDEFGNEVDGDHIMAICATDMIRQKKLRKNTLVATVMSNMGLDIAVKKAGGKVIKTAVGDRYVVEEMIKGGYNLGGEQSGHMIFLDHNTTGDGMLSALQVLAIMRRSGKTLSELAEVMIPLPQVLVNVRVAEKKDIMTIPEVAALIHGVEEKLKDEGRILIRYSGTEPLLRIMLEGQDKYQITGWAKDIAELVEKKIGGK, from the coding sequence ATGAAGAAGCTCTTCGGAACCGACGGCGTTCGCGGCGTGGCGAACGTCTATCCCATGACTACGGAAATGGCCATGCAGATTGGCCGGGCTGCCGCCTATCTGTTCAAAAACGGCAACCGGCGGCATCGTATCGTCATCGGTAAAGATACCCGCCTTTCGGGTTATATGCTCGAAAATGCCCTGGTTGCGGGCATCTGCTCCATGGGGGTCGATGTGCTCGTGGTGGGACCGCTCCCCACTCCAGGCATAGCCAATATAACGTCATCCATGAGGGCTGATGCGGGGGTTGTCATTTCCGCGTCCCACAACGCTTTCCAGGATAACGGCATCAAGTTCTTTTCCAGGGACGGCTTCAAGCTCCCTGACAACATGGAACTTAAGATCGAAGATCTGATTTTCTCCCAAAAGATAGATTCTCTTCGCCCCATAGCCACGGAGGTTGGTAAAGCTTACCGTATAGATGATGCCGTTGGGCGCTATGTAGTTTTCCTCAAGAACACCTTTCCCAAGGAGCTTGATCTTTCGGGGATGAAAATTGTTCTGGACTGTGCAAACGGGGCTGCCTACAAAGTGGCGCCGGCGGTTCTGGAGGAACTGGGGGCAGAGGTTATTCCGTACGGAAACAAGCCCAACGGCACCAATATCAATGCCGGTTGCGGTTCCCTCCATCCCGAGGTGATCAGCGAGGCAGTCAAGGAACATCGGGCAGATCTGGGCATTGCCCTTGACGGGGACGCCGATCGGGTTATCTTTGTGGATGAGTTCGGCAATGAAGTGGACGGCGACCACATTATGGCCATCTGCGCCACCGATATGATCAGGCAGAAGAAGCTCCGTAAGAATACGCTGGTGGCCACCGTCATGAGCAACATGGGGCTCGACATTGCCGTGAAGAAAGCCGGAGGGAAGGTCATCAAGACGGCCGTTGGCGACCGGTATGTTGTCGAGGAGATGATTAAGGGGGGATATAACCTCGGCGGCGAGCAATCCGGCCATATGATTTTCCTGGATCACAACACCACTGGCGATGGAATGCTGTCCGCCCTTCAGGTCCTTGCCATCATGAGGCGCAGCGGCAAGACTCTATCCGAGCTTGCCGAGGTCATGATTCCGCTCCCCCAGGTGCTTGTGAATGTGAGGGTTGCAGAGAAAAAGGACATCATGACGATCCCCGAGGTGGCTGCTCTGATCCATGGAGTCGAGGAAAAGCTGAAGGATGAGGGGCGCATCCTTATCCGTTATTCGGGTACCGAGCCGCTCCTGCGGATAATGCTTGAAGGGCAGGACAAATACCAGATTACCGGATGGGCAAAGGATATTGCCGAACTGGTCGAGAAGAAGATCGGAGGAAAGTAG